The genomic DNA CTCGCTCGAGGAGCTGCGCGAGCACGTGACGTCGGCGCAGCCGGTCCCCTCCCTGCGCCTGCACCACCCGGAGCTGCCCGAGGAGGTGGAGCGGCTCGTGGCCTCGGCGCTGGCCAAGGAGCCCGCCCGGCGCCTCGCCTCCGCCATGGAGCTGCGCGAGGAGCTGCGTGAGCTCGCGGAGCGGCTCGGGCTGCGGCAGGAGGCGCCGAGGGCGGTGGAGCTCCAGCGGCGCACGGTGACGCTGGTGTCCTGCCGCCTGACGGGGTTGGAAGGCCCCCTGGAGCAGCTCGACCCCGAGGACTTCAGTGAGATGGAGGCCACCTTCCACCAGAGCTGCACGGAGCTCATCCAACGGCACGGCGGCTCCATCGCCCTGTCCATGGGAGACGAGGTGCTGGCATGCTTCGGCTACCCCGTGGCGCACGAGGAGGACTCGGAGCACGCGGTGCACGCGGCGATGGAGCTGGTCCGGCACTTCGCGGAGGGCCGTGAGCCACTCCCCTCCCCTGAAACCCGGCTGGCCGTGAAGGTCGGCATCCACACGGACGTGGTGGCCCTGGACGAGCGTGCCGGGGGACACCGGGGACAGGCGCTCGCCATCCAGGGCGAGGCGCCGCGCATCGCCAGCTGGCTGTCGCGACGGGCCGAGCCCGGCGCGGTGGTCCTCAGCGGCACCACCTGCAGGCTGGTGCGCGGGCTCTGCGAGCTCGAGACACTCGGCTCGCACTCCTTCGATGGGCTGGCGGGAACGCTGAACGTGGACATCTGCCGCCTGCTGCGCGAGCGGAAGGCGGTGTCCCGGTTCGAGCGGGTGCGCGTCTCGGGCGCGCTCACACCGCTGGTGGGACGCGAGCGCGAGCTGGGACAGCTCCTCGACCACTGGGAACGGGCGCTCCAGGGCCACGGCGGCTCCGTCCTGCTCGTCGGCGAGGCGGGCATCGGCAAGTCCCGCCTCGTCCAGGAGGTGCGCGAGCGGGTGGAGACGGAGTCGAGCCTCTGCCTGCGCTGCCAGTGCTGGTCGCAGTCCAGCACCAGCGCCTTCCACCCCGTCATCGAGTTGCTCCAGCACCTCTTCCAGGAAGACGGCTCCACGAAGAACCTCCAGGAGGAGCTGCGAGGGCTGGCGCAGCGCTCGGGCGTGTCGCCGGAGCACATGCGGGTGATGGCCTCCTTCCTCTCGCTGCCGATGCAAGGCGGGGAGTCGGCCACGCCCCAACTCTCACCGGAACGGCGCAAGGGGCTGGTGCTCGAATCACTGGTCGCCCTGTTGCTGCGGGCCGCGCACGAGCGCCCGGTGCTCGTGGTGGTGGAGGATCTGCACTGGGCGGACCCGTCCACGCTGCAACTGCTCGGCGCCGTGATGGAGCGCATCGGGAAGGCGCGCGTCCTGGTGCTGCTCAGCGCCCGCCCCGAGTTCCAGCCGCCCTGGCCCCCGCCCGGGTTCCAACGGCTCGTGCTGGAGCGATTGCCGGCGGATTGCACGGCGACGCTGGTGCGCGAGGCCGCGCACGGCACACGGTTGACGGAGGAGGCGGTGCATCAGCTGGTGGCGAAGACGGATGGCATCCCGCTCTTCGTCGAGGAGATGACGCGCATGGTGTTGGAGCGGGCGCAGGGCTCGGGAGAGATGCCCTCCTCCATCCCGATGAGCCTGCACGAGCTGCTGCTGGCGCGGCTGGACATGCTGCCCTCGCGGCAGAAGGCCCTGGCCCAGCTGTGCGCGGTGGCCGGACGCGACTTCACCTTCCCCCTGCTGGCGGCCCTCACCCGGCACGAGGAGGGCGGGCTGCGCAGGGACCTGGAGGGACTGGTGAGCGCGGGGCTGCTGCGGCGGCAGGAGGAGGACTCCGTCCCGGGCTACCAGTTCCGCCACGCGCTCATCCAGGAAGCGGCCTACCAATCCCTGCTGCGCAAGACGCGGCGGCACCACCACCAGCGGATCGCCCAGGCGCTGGTGGAGTGCTTCCCCGAGCAGGTGGAGACCCAGCCGGAGTTGCTGGCGCACCACTACACGGAGGCGGGGCAGTACGCGCTGG from Archangium lipolyticum includes the following:
- a CDS encoding protein kinase domain-containing protein, whose amino-acid sequence is MREHIEPQHEEAQQQGSSDFLEGLDSELDFGDSFMEQVAHAVPQVMRKPRPGERMGGRDGHRFEIIEELGGGAMGLVFRARDAELQRVVALKFLLPREEGAGENRMVALLKQEARAVAQLDHENIVRIFDVSEWEGGTWERPVPFLVMECLEGEPLSSLLQRGPPGLKRTVEILESVAAGLAHAHQRHIIHRDLKPSNVFITHRGTVKLLDFGLAYLMSSRSPDVPNLPTAGTPPYMAPEQWRGALLDERTDVWAAGILMYELLTRELPYPSASLEELREHVTSAQPVPSLRLHHPELPEEVERLVASALAKEPARRLASAMELREELRELAERLGLRQEAPRAVELQRRTVTLVSCRLTGLEGPLEQLDPEDFSEMEATFHQSCTELIQRHGGSIALSMGDEVLACFGYPVAHEEDSEHAVHAAMELVRHFAEGREPLPSPETRLAVKVGIHTDVVALDERAGGHRGQALAIQGEAPRIASWLSRRAEPGAVVLSGTTCRLVRGLCELETLGSHSFDGLAGTLNVDICRLLRERKAVSRFERVRVSGALTPLVGRERELGQLLDHWERALQGHGGSVLLVGEAGIGKSRLVQEVRERVETESSLCLRCQCWSQSSTSAFHPVIELLQHLFQEDGSTKNLQEELRGLAQRSGVSPEHMRVMASFLSLPMQGGESATPQLSPERRKGLVLESLVALLLRAAHERPVLVVVEDLHWADPSTLQLLGAVMERIGKARVLVLLSARPEFQPPWPPPGFQRLVLERLPADCTATLVREAAHGTRLTEEAVHQLVAKTDGIPLFVEEMTRMVLERAQGSGEMPSSIPMSLHELLLARLDMLPSRQKALAQLCAVAGRDFTFPLLAALTRHEEGGLRRDLEGLVSAGLLRRQEEDSVPGYQFRHALIQEAAYQSLLRKTRRHHHQRIAQALVECFPEQVETQPELLAHHYTEAGQYALAIQYWARAGKRASQRSANLEAISHLKQALRLLHHLPETGQRKEQELQLQMALGVPLFQVQGFHSPEPERTFERVRQLIREVGDALPRLELSYWGLFVYYTARAELHLAHELAEQLVDMGHRHHDRELLALGYRMMAVDFFTWGRMKESLECVERAVAYSDFTLEEHRAVTLKHLANPRVMALAYGSVILSTLDQQEEARRYMMEALELSAKLGHPNTTAFALNYTALGCQLRRDAPSVLRLTDECIAISREHLFRVWLGMSTLFRCWALSELGQPREALALMRKGFEQWKLSGFGSGMPHNLAMLTEIHLKLGQAQEAWATINEALAYRDRTGERSYEPQLYRLRGEVLRMLGQEEAAHEDFLRGLRIAREQGTRTYERHVLESLSRQAAHAGEPAHPA